A single genomic interval of Camelina sativa cultivar DH55 chromosome 11, Cs, whole genome shotgun sequence harbors:
- the LOC104721146 gene encoding cytochrome P450 84A1-like → MESSLSQTLSKISDPTTALLIVVTLFIFIGLITQRRRPPYPPGPRGWPIIGNMFMMDQLTHRGLANLAKKYGGLCHLRMGFLHMYAVSSPDVARQVLQVQDSVFSNRPATIAISYLTYDRADMAFAHYGPFWRQMRKVCVMKVFSRKRAESWASVRDEVDKMVRSVSCNVGNSINVGEQIFALTRNITYRAAFGSACENGQDEFIRILQEFSKLFGAFNVADFIPYFGWIDPQGINKRLVKARNDLDGFIDDIIDEHMKKKENQNTVDDGDVVDSDMVDDLLAFYSEEAKLVSEATDLQNSIKLTRDNIKAIIMDVMFGGTETVASAIEWALTELLRSPEDLKRVQQELAEVVGLDRRVEETDIEKLTFLKCTLKETLRMHPPIPLLLHETAEDTSIDGFFVPKKSRVMINAFAIGRDPKSWVDPETFRPSRFLEAGVPDFKGSNFEFIPFGSGRRSCPGMQLGLYALELAVAHILHCFTWKLPDGMKPSELDMNDVFGLTAPKATRLFAVPTTRLICAL, encoded by the exons ATGGAGTCTTCCTTATCACAAACACTAAGCAAAATATCAGATCCCACGACGGCTCTTCTCATCGTCGTCactcttttcattttcatcGGCCTCATCACACAACGACGAAGGCCTCCGTATCCTCCCGGTCCACGAGGTTGGCCCATCATAGGCAATATGTTTATGATGGACCAACTCACTCACCGTGGTTTAGCCAATCTAGCTAAAAAATACGGCGGCTTGTGCCATCTCCGCATGGGATTCCTTCATATGTACGCCGTGTCATCACCGGACGTGGCTCGACAAGTCCTTCAAGTCCAGGATAGCGTATTCTCGAACCGGCCTGCAACTATAGCTATAAGCTATTTGACTTACGACCGAGCGGACATGGCTTTCGCTCACTACGGACCGTTTTGGAGACAGATGAGAAAAGTGTGTGTCATGAAGGTGTTTAGCCGCAAACGAGCTGAGTCATGGGCTTCCGTCCGAGATGAAGTGGACAAAATGGTCCGGTCGGTCTCTTGCAACGTTG GTAATTCAATAAACGTCGGGGAGCAAATTTTCGCGCTGACCCGCAATATAACTTACCGGGCAGCGTTCGGGTCAGCTTGCGAAAATGGACAAGACGAGTTCATAAGAATCTTGCAAGAATTCTCTAAGCTTTTTGGAGCCTTCAACGTAGCAGATTTCATACCTTATTTCGGGTGGATTGATCCGCAAGGGATAAACAAGAGGCTGGTGAAGGCCCGTAACGACCTAGACGGATTTATTGACGATATTATCGATGaacatatgaaaaagaaagagaatcaaAACACTGTGGATGATGGAGATGTTGTTGATAGCGATATGGTTGATGATCTTCTTGCCTTCTACAGCGAAGAGGCCAAATTAGTGAGTGAGGCAACAGATCTTCAGAATTCCATCAAACTTACACGTGACAATATCAAAGCTATTATCATG GACGTTATGTTTGGAGGAACGGAAACTGTAGCGTCGGCGATAGAGTGGGCCTTAACGGAGTTATTACGGAGTCCGGAGGATCTGAAACGGGTCCAACAAGAACTCGCGGAGGTAGTCGGACTTGACCGGCGAGTTGAAGAAACAGACATCGAGAAGTTGACTTTTCTCAAGTGCACACTCAAAGAAACCCTAAGGATGCACCCACCGATCCCACTCCTCCTCCACGAAACCGCGGAGGACACTAGTATCGACGGTTTCTTCGTTCCCAAGAAATCTCGTGTGATGATCAACGCGTTTGCGATTGGACGTGACCCGAAATCTTGGGTTGATCCGGAGACGTTTAGACCGTCGCGGTTTTTGGAAGCGGGCGTACCGGATTTCAAGGGGAGTAATTTCGAGTTTATACCGTTCGGGTCGGGTCGTAGATCGTGCCCGGGTATGCAACTAGGGTTATACGCGCTTGAGTTAGCCGTGGCTCATATATTACATTGCTTCACCTGGAAATTACCTGATGGGATGAAACCAAGTGAGCTTGACATGAATGATGTGTTCGGTCTCACGGCTCCTAAAGCCACGCGTCTTTTCGCTGTGCCGACCACGCGCCTTATATGTGCTCTTTAA